In a genomic window of Paramicrobacterium chengjingii:
- a CDS encoding hydroxypyruvate isomerase family protein, with protein MTYTVNASILLTDLPINDRPAAAKAAGFDAVEFWWPFQSAVPAQSDIDAFVNAVSDAGVQLTGLNFFAGNMPGGDRGLVSWPERSEEFRDNIQIVAEIGDRLGCRGFNALYGNRVEGVDPAAQDELAFENLALAADAIAAIDGTVLLEPVSGTDAYPLKTAQDALDVIDAAGKPNIKLLADFYHLAVNGDDVDAVIAAHAADFGHIQIADAPGRGEPGSGDLPLARWIDDARAGGYEGPIGLEYKTAAQNPFAWLSDATATRA; from the coding sequence ATGACGTACACGGTCAATGCCTCGATCCTTCTCACGGATCTGCCGATCAACGACCGCCCGGCCGCAGCGAAGGCTGCCGGCTTCGACGCCGTCGAGTTCTGGTGGCCGTTCCAGAGCGCCGTTCCAGCTCAGTCCGACATCGACGCGTTCGTGAATGCCGTCAGCGACGCAGGCGTTCAGCTGACCGGCCTCAACTTCTTCGCAGGCAACATGCCCGGCGGCGACCGAGGCCTCGTCTCGTGGCCCGAGCGCTCGGAAGAGTTTCGCGACAACATCCAGATCGTCGCTGAAATCGGCGATCGACTCGGATGCCGCGGCTTCAACGCCCTCTATGGCAACCGCGTCGAGGGCGTCGACCCGGCCGCGCAAGACGAGCTCGCGTTCGAGAACCTCGCCCTCGCTGCAGACGCCATCGCCGCGATCGACGGCACGGTGTTGCTCGAGCCCGTGAGCGGAACCGACGCCTACCCGCTCAAGACAGCGCAGGACGCACTCGACGTGATCGATGCGGCTGGCAAGCCGAACATCAAGCTGCTCGCCGACTTCTATCACCTCGCGGTGAACGGCGACGACGTCGATGCGGTGATCGCCGCCCACGCCGCCGACTTCGGGCACATTCAAATCGCGGATGCTCCGGGGCGCGGTGAGCCCGGCTCCGGAGATCTGCCGCTTGCCCGGTGGATCGACGACGCACGCGCCGGAGGATACGAGGGGCCCATCGGCCTCGAGTACAAGACCGCGGCACAGAACCCCTTCGCCTGGCTCAGTGACGCGACAGCGACTCGCGCCTGA
- a CDS encoding glycerate kinase: MRILIATDKFKGSLTGPEVAHALASGLSGHTVDSIPVADGGEGTVDAAIAVGFSEYHASVTGPTGESVNARFAVNGSEAVIEMAAASGLDVLPGGTPAPLRASSRGTGELIVAALDAGCTRITIGVGGSANTDGGAGVLAGLGARLLDVDGRDLPDGGAALAKLASVDVSGLDPRVATCEIVLAADVDNPLLGTRGAAAVFGPQKGATDADVATLDAALAHYVGVLASAVPAAAEHAEAAGAGAAGGVGFAALVLGAHREPGATVVQKLTGLAARIDASDLVITGEGSLDEQSLGGKAPIGVARAAVAASVPVIAVCGRTTLSESVLRDAGFAAVYALADLEPDVRKSMAGAAELLRRIAETINTDSVRLTQGVSS, encoded by the coding sequence ATGCGCATTCTGATCGCCACAGATAAGTTCAAAGGTTCCCTGACCGGCCCGGAGGTGGCCCACGCACTCGCGTCGGGCCTCTCCGGGCACACGGTCGATTCAATTCCCGTCGCCGACGGGGGAGAGGGAACGGTGGATGCCGCGATCGCCGTTGGCTTCTCGGAATACCACGCCAGTGTGACGGGGCCGACGGGAGAAAGCGTCAACGCGCGCTTCGCCGTGAACGGGAGCGAAGCGGTGATTGAGATGGCGGCGGCGAGCGGGCTCGATGTGCTTCCCGGAGGCACGCCCGCACCGCTGCGCGCCTCGAGCAGAGGCACTGGCGAGCTGATCGTTGCCGCCCTCGACGCCGGATGTACGCGCATCACGATCGGCGTCGGAGGCAGCGCCAACACCGACGGGGGCGCTGGTGTGCTCGCTGGCCTCGGCGCGCGCTTGCTTGATGTCGACGGGCGCGACCTGCCCGACGGCGGTGCGGCACTTGCCAAGCTGGCATCCGTTGACGTCTCGGGGCTCGACCCGCGCGTCGCGACGTGCGAGATCGTGCTCGCCGCCGACGTTGACAACCCGCTGCTCGGCACCCGCGGCGCGGCCGCCGTCTTCGGGCCCCAGAAGGGAGCGACCGACGCCGACGTGGCCACTCTCGACGCCGCACTAGCGCACTACGTCGGCGTGCTTGCCAGCGCCGTGCCTGCGGCCGCCGAGCACGCCGAGGCAGCCGGGGCCGGCGCGGCGGGAGGCGTCGGATTCGCCGCTCTCGTGCTCGGTGCGCATCGCGAACCCGGTGCCACGGTCGTGCAGAAGCTCACGGGTCTCGCCGCTCGCATCGACGCCTCAGACCTCGTGATCACGGGCGAGGGGAGTCTCGACGAGCAGAGCCTCGGCGGCAAGGCTCCCATCGGAGTGGCGCGCGCTGCTGTCGCAGCATCCGTGCCCGTCATCGCCGTCTGCGGTCGCACAACCCTGAGCGAGTCCGTGCTTCGTGACGCCGGATTTGCCGCCGTCTACGCGCTGGCCGACCTCGAACCCGATGTGCGCAAGAGCATGGCCGGCGCCGCTGAGCTGCTGCGCCGCATCGCCGAAACGATCAACACGGATTCTGTACGGCTCACACAAGGAGTGTCATCGTGA
- a CDS encoding 2-hydroxy-3-oxopropionate reductase, whose translation MTNVSVIGLGIMGLPMATNLVDAGFSVTGYNRSQPKIDEFVAQGGSGAASVAEAARDADVIITMVPDSPDVEAVVTGDDGVFANAKPGALWIDASTIRPDVAKQLSDDARAAGIRPLDAPVSGGEQGAIDGVLSIMIGGEKADVDDAQNVLNAVGKTIVHVGPSGSGQTVKAANQLIVAANIQALAEAVVFLEAYGVDTEAGLTVLGGGLAGSKVLDQKGQKMLDRNFDPGFRLTLHNKDLGIVTAAAREANVSIPLGATVAQLVGNLVAQGDGGLDHSGLFTQVARSSGRK comes from the coding sequence ATGACCAACGTTTCTGTCATCGGACTCGGCATTATGGGCCTGCCCATGGCCACGAACCTCGTGGACGCGGGCTTCAGCGTCACCGGATATAACCGCAGCCAGCCGAAGATCGACGAATTCGTCGCGCAGGGCGGCTCCGGAGCCGCGAGCGTCGCCGAGGCCGCCCGCGATGCCGACGTGATCATCACGATGGTTCCCGACTCGCCCGACGTCGAGGCCGTCGTCACTGGAGACGACGGCGTCTTCGCGAATGCGAAGCCCGGTGCACTCTGGATCGACGCGAGCACGATTCGCCCCGACGTGGCAAAGCAACTCTCGGACGATGCGCGCGCCGCAGGCATCCGACCTCTTGACGCTCCCGTCTCCGGTGGCGAGCAGGGTGCCATCGACGGTGTGCTCTCGATCATGATCGGCGGCGAGAAGGCCGACGTCGACGATGCGCAGAACGTGCTGAATGCCGTCGGCAAAACGATTGTGCACGTCGGCCCCTCAGGCTCGGGCCAGACAGTGAAGGCAGCAAACCAGCTGATCGTCGCTGCAAACATTCAGGCACTCGCCGAAGCTGTCGTGTTTCTCGAAGCATACGGAGTCGACACCGAAGCCGGGCTCACTGTGCTCGGCGGCGGGCTCGCGGGCTCGAAGGTGCTCGACCAGAAGGGTCAGAAGATGCTCGACCGCAACTTCGACCCTGGATTCCGTCTCACTCTGCACAACAAGGATCTCGGCATCGTCACCGCGGCGGCACGTGAGGCAAACGTCTCGATTCCGCTCGGCGCCACTGTGGCACAACTGGTCGGCAACCTCGTCGCTCAGGGCGACGGCGGACTCGACCATTCCGGCCTCTTCACTCAGGTTGCGCGCTCGTCAGGGCGCAAGTAA
- a CDS encoding MerR family transcriptional regulator, whose protein sequence is MRISELSHETNVSVASIKYYLREGLLPAGETLGARQADYGDAHITRLRLIRALVDVVGLPIAKVKRIFELIENPGDDMFSTLGKAVDSLPPYAAEGETDADDYPKARKIIEGLDWTYDARYAATGQLERSLGAIEGTGVPMSRERLEVYSRAARMVAEFDIAHLPQADADPSATIEYSVLGTALYEPILVALRRLAHQDIAARALARER, encoded by the coding sequence ATGAGAATCTCTGAACTATCGCATGAGACGAATGTCTCGGTAGCAAGCATCAAGTACTACCTGCGCGAAGGGCTTCTGCCCGCAGGCGAAACCCTCGGTGCACGCCAAGCGGATTACGGCGACGCGCACATCACTCGCCTGCGCCTGATTCGCGCACTTGTCGACGTTGTGGGCCTGCCGATTGCCAAGGTGAAACGCATCTTCGAACTCATCGAGAATCCTGGCGACGACATGTTCAGCACACTGGGCAAAGCCGTGGATTCTCTTCCGCCGTATGCAGCAGAGGGTGAGACGGATGCTGATGACTACCCGAAGGCCCGCAAGATTATCGAGGGCCTCGACTGGACGTACGACGCACGCTACGCGGCTACGGGGCAGCTCGAACGTTCACTCGGCGCGATCGAAGGAACGGGCGTGCCGATGTCACGCGAACGCCTTGAGGTGTACTCCCGTGCCGCCCGGATGGTCGCCGAGTTCGACATCGCGCACCTGCCGCAGGCTGATGCCGACCCCAGTGCGACGATCGAGTACAGCGTGCTCGGCACGGCTCTGTACGAGCCGATTCTCGTTGCTCTGCGCCGCCTCGCCCACCAAGACATCGCCGCACGAGCGCTCGCACGTGAGCGGTAG
- a CDS encoding M20 family metallopeptidase — protein sequence MSESLKDRIAARIAEADDDLVGLSNWLHENPETAWAEHRSSASVAEVLAQHGFAIEHPYLGLETAFRATLGDGPFAVGFLAEYDALPGLGHACGHNLISAMSVGGALGLAQVAEDAGITVEVIGTPAEEGGGGKVELIERGAFTELDFALMAHPAPEDFADAQPLAVTHWHIAYSGRAAHAGAYPERGINANDAFVIAQTAIGMLRQQLPAGVRVHGVQTRGGEAPNAIPAETEGRWYVRAETTALLIETEERVLRCFEAGALATGAELTITPESGRYSEMRADAEALAFYTQNAQALGRVFDVAPEDASMNRASTDMGNVSQIVNAIHPFIGVGGEFSNHQPGFADACVGPLAEQTLRDGATALAWTALDVARHRA from the coding sequence GTGAGCGAGTCACTCAAGGATCGGATCGCGGCACGCATCGCCGAGGCGGACGACGACCTCGTCGGGTTGTCGAACTGGCTGCACGAGAACCCCGAGACTGCGTGGGCGGAGCATCGCTCGTCAGCATCCGTCGCAGAGGTTCTCGCCCAGCACGGTTTCGCCATCGAGCATCCCTACCTCGGGCTCGAGACCGCCTTCCGCGCCACGCTCGGTGACGGCCCATTCGCCGTTGGGTTTCTCGCCGAATACGACGCGCTGCCCGGCCTCGGTCATGCGTGCGGGCACAACCTCATTTCTGCGATGTCGGTCGGCGGCGCACTCGGGCTCGCCCAGGTTGCTGAGGATGCAGGAATCACCGTCGAGGTGATCGGCACACCCGCCGAAGAAGGCGGAGGCGGCAAGGTCGAACTCATCGAGCGCGGCGCATTCACCGAGCTGGACTTCGCGCTCATGGCGCATCCGGCCCCCGAGGATTTCGCCGACGCCCAGCCGCTCGCCGTCACACACTGGCACATTGCGTATAGCGGTCGTGCCGCCCACGCCGGGGCATACCCGGAGCGAGGCATCAACGCGAACGACGCATTCGTGATCGCGCAGACAGCAATCGGGATGCTGCGACAGCAACTGCCCGCGGGAGTTCGCGTGCATGGGGTGCAGACGCGCGGGGGAGAGGCGCCGAATGCCATTCCCGCAGAGACTGAGGGGCGCTGGTACGTGCGTGCCGAGACGACGGCGCTTCTGATCGAGACAGAAGAGCGTGTGCTCCGCTGCTTCGAAGCCGGTGCGCTGGCGACCGGCGCAGAGCTCACCATCACGCCCGAGAGCGGACGATATTCGGAGATGCGAGCCGATGCTGAAGCACTGGCCTTCTACACGCAGAATGCACAGGCGCTCGGCCGCGTCTTCGATGTTGCCCCGGAGGACGCGAGCATGAACCGCGCGTCCACAGACATGGGCAACGTGTCGCAGATCGTGAACGCGATTCACCCTTTCATCGGCGTGGGCGGAGAGTTCAGCAATCACCAGCCAGGATTCGCTGACGCCTGCGTGGGGCCCCTGGCAGAGCAGACGCTGCGCGACGGTGCCACAGCACTCGCCTGGACAGCCCTCGATGTTGCGCGTCACCGTGCCTGA
- a CDS encoding metallophosphoesterase has protein sequence MSRRSVGLLSGLLGTAAALGAGAFAWGSLIERRLFTLRAETVPVLPPGAETIRVLHISDLHMAPWQRDKQRWVAELVALKPDLIVLTGDNLGHEDGLIGIRRAFDTFRGIPGVQVHGSNDYYGPMRKNWLRYFERHSGGIPPRSPNLDTEAMDRFFTETLRWKDLNNAVTSLEVKGTTLDFFGVDDPHIHRDRLDVLTGLIDDLRDDQTSDDGSDVSRHVTLGVAHAPYQRVLNAFVTHGAQMIFAGHTHGGQVCVPGYGALVTNCDIPRKKVKGLSVWTHALRSSFLNVSAGLGTSIYAPVRFACRPEATLVKLVAAQV, from the coding sequence ATGAGTAGGCGTTCGGTCGGCCTACTCAGCGGCCTGCTTGGCACGGCAGCGGCTCTCGGCGCGGGAGCATTCGCCTGGGGCTCGCTGATCGAGCGCCGCCTGTTCACGTTGCGCGCAGAGACCGTGCCTGTGCTTCCTCCGGGAGCCGAGACGATTCGCGTGCTGCATATATCCGACCTGCACATGGCCCCATGGCAGCGTGACAAGCAGCGTTGGGTCGCCGAGCTCGTCGCGCTGAAGCCGGACCTCATCGTGCTGACGGGGGACAATCTCGGCCATGAGGACGGCCTGATCGGCATCCGTCGAGCCTTTGACACGTTCCGTGGCATCCCCGGGGTGCAGGTGCACGGCTCAAACGACTATTACGGTCCGATGCGCAAAAACTGGCTTCGGTACTTTGAACGGCACAGCGGCGGTATTCCGCCGCGCTCCCCCAACCTCGACACGGAAGCCATGGATCGGTTCTTCACCGAAACGCTCCGCTGGAAAGACCTCAACAACGCGGTGACCAGCCTGGAGGTGAAGGGCACAACGCTCGACTTCTTCGGTGTCGATGACCCTCATATTCACCGCGACCGTCTCGACGTGCTCACGGGACTCATAGATGATCTGCGCGACGATCAAACCTCTGACGACGGCAGCGACGTCTCGCGCCATGTGACATTGGGAGTCGCTCATGCGCCGTACCAGCGTGTGCTGAACGCGTTTGTGACGCACGGTGCGCAGATGATCTTCGCCGGGCATACGCACGGCGGTCAGGTCTGCGTTCCGGGCTACGGCGCTCTGGTCACCAATTGCGACATCCCTCGCAAGAAGGTGAAGGGGCTCTCGGTGTGGACGCACGCGCTGCGGTCGTCATTCCTGAACGTCTCAGCAGGCCTCGGAACCTCGATTTACGCACCGGTACGCTTCGCGTGCCGCCCCGAAGCCACGCTCGTCAAGCTCGTCGCCGCCCAGGTCTAA
- the gcl gene encoding glyoxylate carboligase yields MTKMRTVDAAVLILEKEGATETFGLPGAAINPFYSAMRAHGGIRHTLARHVEGASHMADGYSRSTHGNIGVCLGTSGPAGTDMITGLYAAIADSIPILCITGQAPTHVLHKEDFQAIDIESIAKPVTKFAMTVLEPAQVPGAFQRAFHEMRTGRPGPVLIDLPINVQMAEIDFDIDTYEPLPVATPKATRAQANKILDMLAASRHPVIVAGGGIFNSDAADELVQLAELLDVPVVPTLMGWGAIPDDHPLMAGMVGIQTQHRYGNATFLASDFVLGVGNRWANRHTGDLETYRAGRKFVHIDIEPTQLGRIFAPDYGVVSDAKAALQELIAAARERATAGSLPDYSAWATECTARKGTMHRKTHFDNVPLKPQRVYEEMNAVFGTDTTYVSTIGLSQIQAAQMLHVFGPRRWINAGQAGPLGWTIPAALGVVRGKLGQNVVALSGDYDFQFMIEELAVGAQHNLPYVHVVVNNSYLGLIRQSQRGFDMDYQVSLAFDNINSPETNGYGVDHIKVAEGLGCKAIRVEQPDDLAPALRNAQALAEQHQVPVIVEAILERVTNVSMGTSIASINEFEQLAEASDDAPTALTQLQA; encoded by the coding sequence ATGACAAAGATGCGCACCGTTGACGCTGCCGTCCTGATCCTCGAAAAGGAAGGCGCGACCGAGACTTTCGGTCTGCCCGGCGCAGCGATCAATCCGTTCTATTCCGCGATGCGCGCCCATGGCGGCATTCGGCATACCCTCGCACGCCACGTCGAAGGCGCTTCGCACATGGCCGACGGGTACTCTCGTTCGACGCACGGCAACATCGGTGTGTGCCTCGGCACTTCTGGCCCGGCTGGCACCGACATGATCACCGGTCTCTACGCGGCGATCGCCGACTCGATTCCGATTCTCTGCATCACGGGGCAGGCTCCGACGCACGTGCTGCACAAGGAGGACTTTCAGGCCATCGACATCGAGTCGATCGCAAAGCCCGTCACGAAGTTCGCCATGACGGTGCTCGAGCCGGCGCAGGTTCCCGGCGCCTTCCAGCGCGCGTTCCACGAGATGCGCACCGGCCGTCCCGGCCCCGTGCTGATCGACCTGCCGATCAACGTGCAGATGGCAGAGATCGACTTCGACATCGACACCTACGAGCCGCTTCCCGTTGCAACGCCAAAGGCGACACGTGCGCAGGCGAACAAGATTCTCGATATGCTCGCTGCCTCGCGGCATCCGGTGATCGTTGCCGGCGGTGGAATCTTCAACTCGGATGCCGCTGACGAGCTCGTTCAGCTGGCGGAACTGCTCGACGTACCCGTCGTGCCGACCCTCATGGGCTGGGGTGCGATCCCCGACGACCACCCCCTCATGGCGGGCATGGTCGGCATTCAGACGCAGCACCGTTACGGCAATGCGACGTTCCTCGCCTCTGACTTTGTGCTCGGCGTGGGCAACCGGTGGGCGAACCGCCACACGGGTGACCTCGAGACGTACCGTGCCGGGCGAAAGTTTGTGCACATCGACATCGAGCCGACCCAGCTGGGCCGCATCTTCGCGCCCGACTACGGAGTGGTCTCTGACGCGAAGGCCGCACTGCAGGAGCTCATCGCCGCGGCACGTGAGCGGGCGACGGCCGGCTCGCTTCCCGACTACAGCGCGTGGGCAACCGAGTGCACCGCGCGTAAGGGCACCATGCACCGCAAGACCCACTTCGACAATGTGCCTCTCAAGCCCCAGCGTGTTTATGAGGAGATGAACGCGGTGTTCGGCACCGACACGACGTACGTCTCCACAATCGGGCTCTCGCAGATTCAGGCTGCGCAGATGCTTCACGTGTTCGGTCCGCGCCGCTGGATCAACGCCGGCCAGGCCGGTCCGCTGGGCTGGACGATCCCCGCCGCTCTGGGCGTTGTGCGCGGCAAGCTGGGGCAGAACGTCGTCGCGCTCTCGGGAGACTATGACTTTCAGTTCATGATTGAAGAGCTCGCGGTGGGTGCGCAGCACAATCTGCCCTATGTTCACGTTGTCGTGAACAACTCCTACCTCGGGCTGATCCGCCAGTCGCAGCGTGGCTTCGACATGGATTACCAGGTGTCGCTCGCGTTCGACAACATCAACTCGCCCGAGACTAACGGCTATGGCGTCGACCACATCAAGGTGGCCGAGGGCCTCGGCTGCAAGGCGATTCGCGTCGAGCAGCCCGACGATCTCGCCCCCGCTCTGCGCAACGCTCAGGCGCTCGCCGAGCAGCACCAGGTGCCCGTGATCGTCGAGGCGATCCTCGAGCGCGTGACGAATGTGTCGATGGGAACAAGCATTGCGTCGATCAACGAATTCGAACAACTCGCCGAGGCGTCAGACGATGCTCCGACGGCGCTCACCCAATTGCAGGCATAA
- a CDS encoding bifunctional allantoicase/(S)-ureidoglycine aminohydrolase, whose amino-acid sequence MSDRTYYAPAGGLPPQTDLLTDRAIVTEAYQVTPRGVLRDIVTSNLPDWNTTRAWVLAKPIAGFSTTFAQLIVEVGAGGGSDKPEPEAGVESVVFVLRGSLVATIDGTEHVLDAGGYAYLPAGCSWTLHNRSSDVASFQWVRKEYEPLDGVAVPEAFVTSDDAVEPTPMPDTDGAWATTRFVDPTDMAHDMHVNIVTFEPGGSIPFAETHIMEHGLYVLEGKAVYRLNGDWVEVQEGDFMWLRAFCPQACYAGGPSKFRYLLYKDVNRQVSLTGSILGRSRP is encoded by the coding sequence ATGAGTGACCGAACGTACTACGCTCCCGCGGGTGGACTGCCGCCCCAGACCGATCTGCTCACTGACCGCGCCATCGTCACAGAGGCGTACCAGGTCACTCCGCGCGGCGTGCTGCGCGACATTGTCACGAGCAACCTGCCCGACTGGAACACGACGCGCGCCTGGGTGCTCGCCAAGCCGATCGCCGGGTTCTCGACGACCTTCGCCCAGCTCATCGTCGAAGTGGGCGCTGGTGGCGGAAGCGACAAGCCCGAGCCCGAGGCCGGCGTCGAATCTGTGGTGTTTGTGCTGCGCGGCTCGCTCGTGGCGACCATTGACGGCACCGAGCATGTGCTGGATGCCGGCGGCTACGCGTATCTTCCCGCGGGCTGCTCGTGGACGCTGCACAACCGCTCGAGCGACGTGGCTTCGTTTCAATGGGTGCGCAAGGAGTATGAGCCGCTCGACGGCGTGGCCGTACCGGAGGCGTTTGTCACGAGCGACGACGCTGTCGAGCCCACGCCCATGCCCGACACCGACGGCGCGTGGGCGACGACGCGCTTCGTCGACCCGACGGACATGGCCCACGACATGCACGTGAACATTGTGACGTTTGAGCCGGGCGGGTCGATTCCGTTCGCCGAGACGCACATCATGGAGCACGGCCTCTATGTTCTCGAGGGCAAGGCCGTCTACCGCTTGAACGGCGACTGGGTCGAGGTGCAGGAGGGCGACTTTATGTGGCTGCGGGCATTCTGCCCCCAGGCGTGCTACGCGGGTGGTCCGTCGAAGTTCCGGTATCTGCTGTACAAAGACGTCAACCGCCAGGTGTCGCTGACGGGCAGCATCCTGGGTCGTTCTCGTCCCTAA
- a CDS encoding DoxX family protein gives MADALSRSRPNAEILAAVLTVSGVVHAAKPQVFDPVVPRTLPGSARFWTRASGYAEWVIAALLASRRTQSIGGLVAATFFVAVFPANVRTLRVVRKRGPVAVAIAVLRLPLQIPLVLMGLSAARADGDRP, from the coding sequence ATGGCTGACGCTCTCTCCCGCTCGCGCCCGAATGCAGAAATTCTTGCAGCGGTTCTCACGGTGAGCGGCGTTGTGCATGCGGCGAAGCCTCAGGTCTTCGACCCCGTCGTTCCACGCACGCTGCCCGGATCTGCTCGGTTCTGGACGAGGGCATCGGGGTATGCCGAGTGGGTTATCGCCGCGCTGCTTGCCTCGCGCCGTACGCAGAGCATCGGTGGCCTTGTCGCCGCAACTTTCTTCGTCGCTGTCTTTCCAGCAAATGTGCGCACGCTTCGCGTCGTGCGCAAGCGAGGGCCCGTCGCCGTCGCGATTGCTGTGTTGCGGCTCCCCCTTCAGATTCCGCTCGTGCTCATGGGTCTGAGTGCGGCGCGTGCCGACGGTGATCGACCCTGA
- the allB gene encoding allantoinase AllB: protein MTDHEADFGSAPSRYDLVIRGRALTSAGEARHEIAVLDGRIARIDASGAGLDADRIVDLAADEILLPGLVDAHVHVNEPGRTEWEGFASATRAAAAGGVTTLIDMPLNSIPPTVNVDALNVKREVAEPQAHIDVGFWGGAVPGNTAQLRPLHDAGVFGFKCFLLPSGVDEFPPLPLDEIERDMRELASFDSLLIVHAEDPQAIETAPHEFGPGYAGFLASRPRDAENAGIAAVIERARRTGARAHILHLSSSDALPMIAEAKADGVRLTVETCPHYLALSAEEVPDGATAFKCCPPIREEANRELLWQGLLDGTIDLIVSDHSPSTEELKGTGDFGTAWGGVSSLQLGISLIWNEARTRGIPLERVVSWMSAAPANLVGLTHKGRLEVGADADFAVFAPDEQFTVDVHTLRHKNPVSPYAGKSLTGAVRRTVLRGAEVDGETPRGRLLRRGDA from the coding sequence GTGACCGACCACGAAGCCGATTTTGGCTCCGCGCCCAGCCGCTACGACCTCGTGATCCGTGGTCGCGCCCTCACCTCCGCGGGTGAGGCCAGGCACGAGATCGCCGTCTTAGACGGACGCATCGCGCGCATCGATGCATCCGGCGCTGGGCTCGATGCCGACCGCATCGTTGACCTCGCCGCAGACGAGATTCTGCTGCCCGGGCTCGTCGACGCGCACGTGCACGTCAACGAGCCGGGCCGCACCGAGTGGGAAGGCTTTGCCTCGGCCACGCGCGCGGCCGCAGCCGGCGGCGTCACCACGCTGATCGACATGCCCCTCAACAGCATCCCGCCCACCGTCAACGTCGATGCGCTCAACGTCAAGCGTGAGGTTGCCGAGCCGCAGGCGCACATCGACGTGGGGTTCTGGGGCGGTGCCGTGCCGGGCAATACGGCGCAGCTGCGCCCGCTGCATGACGCCGGCGTGTTCGGCTTCAAATGCTTTCTTCTGCCCAGCGGCGTCGACGAGTTTCCACCGCTGCCGCTCGACGAGATCGAGCGCGACATGCGTGAGCTCGCGTCGTTCGATTCGCTGCTCATCGTGCATGCCGAAGACCCGCAGGCCATCGAGACGGCGCCGCACGAGTTCGGTCCCGGCTACGCCGGCTTTCTCGCGTCGCGTCCGCGTGACGCTGAAAACGCAGGAATCGCCGCCGTGATCGAGCGGGCACGCCGCACCGGAGCGCGTGCGCACATTCTGCACCTCTCGTCGAGCGACGCGCTGCCGATGATCGCCGAGGCCAAGGCCGACGGCGTGCGGCTCACCGTGGAGACCTGCCCGCACTACCTTGCACTGTCGGCCGAAGAAGTGCCAGACGGCGCTACAGCGTTCAAATGCTGCCCGCCCATTCGCGAAGAGGCGAACCGTGAACTGCTGTGGCAGGGCCTTCTCGATGGAACGATCGACCTCATCGTCTCAGACCACTCACCGAGCACAGAAGAGCTCAAGGGAACGGGCGACTTCGGCACGGCCTGGGGCGGTGTCTCGTCGCTGCAGCTGGGAATCTCGCTCATCTGGAACGAAGCGCGCACGCGCGGCATCCCACTCGAACGCGTTGTGTCGTGGATGTCAGCTGCCCCGGCGAACCTCGTCGGGCTCACGCACAAGGGTCGCCTTGAGGTGGGAGCGGATGCCGACTTCGCCGTGTTTGCCCCGGACGAGCAGTTCACTGTCGACGTTCATACGCTGCGCCACAAGAACCCGGTCTCTCCCTATGCGGGCAAATCTCTCACAGGTGCAGTGCGCCGAACGGTGCTGCGTGGCGCGGAGGTCGACGGTGAGACCCCGCGCGGTCGCCTGCTGCGGCGCGGTGACGCGTAG